One Ananas comosus cultivar F153 linkage group 1, ASM154086v1, whole genome shotgun sequence DNA window includes the following coding sequences:
- the LOC109721835 gene encoding probable protein kinase At2g41970 isoform X1 — MCCCGGVEKESHGPPVNHYAAPPARPAAPGPNREQRAPNPPKSAAPQKVLPIDAPALSLAKLSRLTGNFGDNALIGEGSYGRVFYATLTSGEAVAVKKLDPSVSNESDSDFSAQLSMVSRLKNENFVQLLGYCLEASNRILVYQFAAKGSLHDILHGIVTLLSCLTTLSKLCNKEYYIKTEKFREKA, encoded by the exons ATGTGTTGCTGCGGTGGTGTAGAGAAGGAGTCGCATGGGCCGCCTGTGAACCACTATGCGGCGCCGCCGGCCCGACCGGCGGCTCCAG GTCCAAATCGAGAGCAAAGAGCCCCAAATCCACCCAAAAGTGCCGCACCTCAAAAGGTCTTGCCTATTGATGCTCCAGCCCTGTCACTGGCCAAGCTGAGTCGGCTAACTGGTAATTTTGGTGACAATGCATTGATAGGAGAAGGCTCTTATGGCCGAGTCTTCTATGCAACTTTAACTTCAGGAGAAGCTGTTGCagtgaaaaagctcgacccaagCGTCTCGAATGAATCCGACTCTGATTTCTCTGCTCAG CTATCAATGGTTTCGAGACTAAAGAACGAGAATTTTGTTCAGCTGCTGGGTTACTGCTTGGAAGCAAGTAATAGGATATTGGTCTACCAGTTTGCAGCAAAAGGATCTTTGCATGATATCTTGCATGGTATAGTTACTCTACTTTCCTGCTTAACTACATTGAGTAAGCTTTGCAACAAAGAATATTACATAAAAACTGAAAAGTTTCGAGAAAAAGCCTAA
- the LOC109706419 gene encoding uncharacterized protein LOC109706419 isoform X1, which produces MSTFMRGDYEEIKKGVLRDLLDGSFQKIFVKAWKGVGATALLQEVAEAVETRGKGEFETVIKVVRPAPFGNRREMQRAVAEQLNLLSPSVTAAFDDADEDDDFWGEEFSSRDMVPKVKMEIYRAVKDHKVLLVLYNNIADAKLIDPNDLGILITKGLINNAAMWTSGMNISMEEAASASADFSATINSPNEEAALDLVYKEAVEIARYIDKSSGGSLRTTPELVLRCFWYYLLLLRRAAFNRSALLPHDGRPLEAAVKYFVCDGILHGDDDAAAWEIGKALAPLIGPIVNDQLLQYWQKELTSTTWTPRGKNKELLPPKTLLIDSTTQRDWAKFSSPSSSKEEESSYRWISVRSPQTNIPEPWDFFFKEYRGSVLSDVSSVFWHFKKTHEVALPDSFFDHFSNVRVLELLGCVVSPIGHSSFLRLRNLRMLRLERCKVITKQCSVDPTSLSLAQEEQREPIFFDNLWVLNLYNSDADAFLLAGKPFELTPNLLELDLTYCKGLEYLNFNLPATIETISLQRCASLKAVELVDPAEAPLPNLNTFRLSGSKLIAKLSLRGCHKLENVDLQELMGLEVLDLSCTAIKVVDISKLPQLKQLFLLGCEQLRRVAGLDKGPRLDVLYLDNYNGGDACDVDRCLDSFRNQRPSELTKGTNDADQRLLHAHMVVKDVRLFRSLHYAFLDRLSRAKSCFHIHVKGSSTAKRGTNIGTTTRSALCYADVLNTMTDRHRRHHPSPPAMPLNNHIEVDGGHDSRIVEEIPFWDIMTYANSLFIHDNTSNFNMGIQFSDLKYFRIERCPNLEFIFHWSGAADSVESIWLSQLPRLKALHEYGRIRSGQLKHIYLEFCARLEYVLPSVSELHDLETINIRYCGDLTAIFKSDDDNNEDENGAPPNQLPKLRSIHLQELPKLQHIYELNICAPSLEEIKIVGCFNLGKLPLFGRSDARSMRGVKISCEKDWWDKLQWDGLESNHHSSLFNPKHCPYYKKRMKARYL; this is translated from the coding sequence ATGAGCACATTCATGCGGGGCGACTACGAAGAGATAAAGAAGGGTGTGCTTCGAGACTTGCTCGATGGGTCCTTCCAGAAGATCTTCGTGAAGGCATGGAAGGGAGTCGGGGCGACCGCTTTACTCCAAGAGGTGGCGGAAGCGGTCGAGACGCGGGGGAAAGGCGAGTTTGAGACGGTGATCAAGGTGGTGCGGCCCGCACCATTTGGGAACCGCAGGGAGATGCAGAGGGCGGTGGCGGAGCAGCTGAATCTACTATCTCCTTCAGTCACGGCCGCGTTCGACGACGCAGACGAAGACGACGACTTCTGGGGTGAGGAATTCAGCTCAAGAGATATGGTTCCGAAGGTAAAAATGGAGATCTACCGAGCTGTGAAGGATCATAAAGTGCTGCTCGTCCTTTATAATAATATTGCCGATGCCAAATTAATTGATCCTAATGATTTGGGTATTCTTATCACAAAAGGGTTGATCAACAATGCGGCCATGTGGACCTCTGGGATGAATATTAGCATGGAAGAAGCCGCGTCAGCGAGTGCGGATTTTAGCGCAACGATTAATTCACCAAATGAAGAAGCCGCACTTGATCTTGTGTACAAGGAGGCCGTCGAGATTGCCCGTTACATTGACAAGAGCAGTGGTGGGAGCTTGCGGACCACCCCGGAATTAGTCCTCCGCTGCTTTTGGTATTACCTGCTGTTGTTGCGTAGAGCAGCGTTTAACCGATCGGCACTACTACCCCATGATGGTCGGCCCCTGGAAGCTGCTGTCAAGTATTTTGTGTGCGACGGAATTTTACATGGAGATGATGATGCGGCGGCGTGGGAGATTGGGAAAGCACTAGCTCCGCTGATTGGACCCATCGTAAATGATCAACTACTGCAATATTGGCAGAAAGAATTAACCTCTACCACTTGGACGCCGAGAGGGAAAAATAAAGAGCTGTTGCCCCCGAAAACTTTATTGATCGACTCTACCACACAGAGAGATTGGGCAAAGTTCTCATCGCCATCATCatcgaaggaggaggagagtaGTTACCGTTGGATCTCGGTGCGCTCTCCTCAAACTAATATTCCAGAGCCATGGGATTTCTTCTTCAAAGAATACCGCGGTTCAGTCTTATCTGATGTTTCATCCGTCTTTTGGCATTTCAAGAAAACACATGAAGTAGCTCTACCGGACAGCTTCTTCGACCATTTCAGCAACGTTCGAGTGCTGGAGCTTCTCGGCTGCGTAGTAAGTCCTATAGGACATTCCTCCTTCCTTCGTCTTCGCAACCTGAGAATGCTTAGGCTGGAGCGGTGCAAAGTGATTACCAAGCAATGTTCTGTTGATCCAACCTCTCTCTCGTTAGCGCAAGAGGAACAACGAGAGCCAATATTTTTTGATAACTTATGGGTGCTGAATTTATACAACTCAGATGCCGATGCGTTTCTTCTAGCAGGCAAACCCTTTGAGCTCACGCCTAACCTCCTGGAGCTCGATCTCACTTATTGCAAGGGGTTAGAATATCTAAACTTCAATCTCCCTGCAACAATTGAAACAATCAGCCTCCAAAGGTGCGCATCGCTAAAAGCGGTGGAGCTAGTCGACCCTGCAGAAGCTCCTTTGCCCAACCTCAATACCTTCCGCCTCAGCGGCTCTAAGCTGATCGCCAAGCTCTCCCTACGAGGATGCCATAAGTTGGAGAACGTAGACCTACAAGAATTGATGGGGCTCGAGGTGCTCGATCTTTCATGCACCGCAATAAAAGTGGTGGATATCAGCAAACTCCCACAACTGAAGCAATTATTTCTCCTCGGATGCGAGCAACTCCGTAGAGTAGCCGGTCTTGATAAAGGACCAAGACTAGATGTGCTGTACTTGGATAACTACAATGGCGGCGATGCTTGCGACGTCGATCGGTGCCTTGATTCCTTTCGAAATCAAAGACCAAGTGAGTTAACCAAGGGGACTAACGATGCTGATCAAAGATTACTCCACGCTCATATGGTCGTGAAGGATGTTAGGCTCTTCCGGTCACTTCATTATGCTTTTCTTGATCGATTAAGCAGAGCAAAATCCTGCTTCCATATCCATGTCAAGGGTTCTTCAACTGCTAAGAGAGGCACTAATATTGGTACTACCACCAGATCGGCATTATGTTATGCAGATGTTTTAAACACTATGACAGATCGTCACCGTCGACATCACCCGTCGCCACCTGCTATGCCTCTGAATAATCACATAGAGGTTGATGGAGGTCACGATTCCCGAATAGTAGAGGAAATACCATTTTGGGATATAATGACATATGCTAATTCTTTATTCATTCACGACAACACATCTAATTTTAACATGGGCATTCAATTCAGCGATCTCAAATATTTCCGCATTGAGAGGTGCCCGAATTTGGAGTTTATCTTCCATTGGAGTGGTGCGGCTGATTCTGTGGAGAGCATATGGCTCAGCCAACTTCCGAGGCTCAAAGCTTTACATGAATATGGAAGGATTAGGAGTGGGCAACTGAAGCATATTTACTTGGAGTTTTGCGCGAGGCTAGAATATGTACTCCCCTCAGTGTCAGAGCTACACGACTTGGAAACAATCAACATCCGTTATTGCGGCGATCTAACGGCAATTTTCAAAtctgatgatgataataatgaagATGAAAACGGAGCTCCTCCAAATCAACTTCCGAAACTGAGGTCCATCCATCTACAGGAGCTTCCGAAGCTACAACACATATACGAGCTAAACATTTGTGCTCCGTCGCTGGAAGAGATCAAGATTGTGGGGTGTTTCAATCTCGGAAAACTTCCTCTTTTCGGCCGGTCGGACGCTCGTTCAATGAGAGGTGTGAAGATTAGCTGCGAGAAGGATTGGTGGGATAAGCTACAATGGGatgggttagaatccaaccacCACTCCTCTCTCTTCAACCCAAAACATTGTCCTTACTATAAGAAGCGTATGAAAGCTAGATATTTATGA
- the LOC109706419 gene encoding uncharacterized protein LOC109706419 isoform X2 — MWTSGMNISMEEAASASADFSATINSPNEEAALDLVYKEAVEIARYIDKSSGGSLRTTPELVLRCFWYYLLLLRRAAFNRSALLPHDGRPLEAAVKYFVCDGILHGDDDAAAWEIGKALAPLIGPIVNDQLLQYWQKELTSTTWTPRGKNKELLPPKTLLIDSTTQRDWAKFSSPSSSKEEESSYRWISVRSPQTNIPEPWDFFFKEYRGSVLSDVSSVFWHFKKTHEVALPDSFFDHFSNVRVLELLGCVVSPIGHSSFLRLRNLRMLRLERCKVITKQCSVDPTSLSLAQEEQREPIFFDNLWVLNLYNSDADAFLLAGKPFELTPNLLELDLTYCKGLEYLNFNLPATIETISLQRCASLKAVELVDPAEAPLPNLNTFRLSGSKLIAKLSLRGCHKLENVDLQELMGLEVLDLSCTAIKVVDISKLPQLKQLFLLGCEQLRRVAGLDKGPRLDVLYLDNYNGGDACDVDRCLDSFRNQRPSELTKGTNDADQRLLHAHMVVKDVRLFRSLHYAFLDRLSRAKSCFHIHVKGSSTAKRGTNIGTTTRSALCYADVLNTMTDRHRRHHPSPPAMPLNNHIEVDGGHDSRIVEEIPFWDIMTYANSLFIHDNTSNFNMGIQFSDLKYFRIERCPNLEFIFHWSGAADSVESIWLSQLPRLKALHEYGRIRSGQLKHIYLEFCARLEYVLPSVSELHDLETINIRYCGDLTAIFKSDDDNNEDENGAPPNQLPKLRSIHLQELPKLQHIYELNICAPSLEEIKIVGCFNLGKLPLFGRSDARSMRGVKISCEKDWWDKLQWDGLESNHHSSLFNPKHCPYYKKRMKARYL, encoded by the coding sequence ATGTGGACCTCTGGGATGAATATTAGCATGGAAGAAGCCGCGTCAGCGAGTGCGGATTTTAGCGCAACGATTAATTCACCAAATGAAGAAGCCGCACTTGATCTTGTGTACAAGGAGGCCGTCGAGATTGCCCGTTACATTGACAAGAGCAGTGGTGGGAGCTTGCGGACCACCCCGGAATTAGTCCTCCGCTGCTTTTGGTATTACCTGCTGTTGTTGCGTAGAGCAGCGTTTAACCGATCGGCACTACTACCCCATGATGGTCGGCCCCTGGAAGCTGCTGTCAAGTATTTTGTGTGCGACGGAATTTTACATGGAGATGATGATGCGGCGGCGTGGGAGATTGGGAAAGCACTAGCTCCGCTGATTGGACCCATCGTAAATGATCAACTACTGCAATATTGGCAGAAAGAATTAACCTCTACCACTTGGACGCCGAGAGGGAAAAATAAAGAGCTGTTGCCCCCGAAAACTTTATTGATCGACTCTACCACACAGAGAGATTGGGCAAAGTTCTCATCGCCATCATCatcgaaggaggaggagagtaGTTACCGTTGGATCTCGGTGCGCTCTCCTCAAACTAATATTCCAGAGCCATGGGATTTCTTCTTCAAAGAATACCGCGGTTCAGTCTTATCTGATGTTTCATCCGTCTTTTGGCATTTCAAGAAAACACATGAAGTAGCTCTACCGGACAGCTTCTTCGACCATTTCAGCAACGTTCGAGTGCTGGAGCTTCTCGGCTGCGTAGTAAGTCCTATAGGACATTCCTCCTTCCTTCGTCTTCGCAACCTGAGAATGCTTAGGCTGGAGCGGTGCAAAGTGATTACCAAGCAATGTTCTGTTGATCCAACCTCTCTCTCGTTAGCGCAAGAGGAACAACGAGAGCCAATATTTTTTGATAACTTATGGGTGCTGAATTTATACAACTCAGATGCCGATGCGTTTCTTCTAGCAGGCAAACCCTTTGAGCTCACGCCTAACCTCCTGGAGCTCGATCTCACTTATTGCAAGGGGTTAGAATATCTAAACTTCAATCTCCCTGCAACAATTGAAACAATCAGCCTCCAAAGGTGCGCATCGCTAAAAGCGGTGGAGCTAGTCGACCCTGCAGAAGCTCCTTTGCCCAACCTCAATACCTTCCGCCTCAGCGGCTCTAAGCTGATCGCCAAGCTCTCCCTACGAGGATGCCATAAGTTGGAGAACGTAGACCTACAAGAATTGATGGGGCTCGAGGTGCTCGATCTTTCATGCACCGCAATAAAAGTGGTGGATATCAGCAAACTCCCACAACTGAAGCAATTATTTCTCCTCGGATGCGAGCAACTCCGTAGAGTAGCCGGTCTTGATAAAGGACCAAGACTAGATGTGCTGTACTTGGATAACTACAATGGCGGCGATGCTTGCGACGTCGATCGGTGCCTTGATTCCTTTCGAAATCAAAGACCAAGTGAGTTAACCAAGGGGACTAACGATGCTGATCAAAGATTACTCCACGCTCATATGGTCGTGAAGGATGTTAGGCTCTTCCGGTCACTTCATTATGCTTTTCTTGATCGATTAAGCAGAGCAAAATCCTGCTTCCATATCCATGTCAAGGGTTCTTCAACTGCTAAGAGAGGCACTAATATTGGTACTACCACCAGATCGGCATTATGTTATGCAGATGTTTTAAACACTATGACAGATCGTCACCGTCGACATCACCCGTCGCCACCTGCTATGCCTCTGAATAATCACATAGAGGTTGATGGAGGTCACGATTCCCGAATAGTAGAGGAAATACCATTTTGGGATATAATGACATATGCTAATTCTTTATTCATTCACGACAACACATCTAATTTTAACATGGGCATTCAATTCAGCGATCTCAAATATTTCCGCATTGAGAGGTGCCCGAATTTGGAGTTTATCTTCCATTGGAGTGGTGCGGCTGATTCTGTGGAGAGCATATGGCTCAGCCAACTTCCGAGGCTCAAAGCTTTACATGAATATGGAAGGATTAGGAGTGGGCAACTGAAGCATATTTACTTGGAGTTTTGCGCGAGGCTAGAATATGTACTCCCCTCAGTGTCAGAGCTACACGACTTGGAAACAATCAACATCCGTTATTGCGGCGATCTAACGGCAATTTTCAAAtctgatgatgataataatgaagATGAAAACGGAGCTCCTCCAAATCAACTTCCGAAACTGAGGTCCATCCATCTACAGGAGCTTCCGAAGCTACAACACATATACGAGCTAAACATTTGTGCTCCGTCGCTGGAAGAGATCAAGATTGTGGGGTGTTTCAATCTCGGAAAACTTCCTCTTTTCGGCCGGTCGGACGCTCGTTCAATGAGAGGTGTGAAGATTAGCTGCGAGAAGGATTGGTGGGATAAGCTACAATGGGatgggttagaatccaaccacCACTCCTCTCTCTTCAACCCAAAACATTGTCCTTACTATAAGAAGCGTATGAAAGCTAGATATTTATGA
- the LOC109721796 gene encoding uncharacterized protein LOC109721796: protein MSIRRFPYERQKDFVLETLLNGSYQKIYVEAWEGVGATALLREVAEAVEKSEKREFETVIKVVRPAPFRNGREMQRAVAEQLNLLLRSPSVTAAAFDAADENDDFSGVEFSSRGLLLEVAKEIYRAVEGRIVLLVFCNSIADDKLIDPIDLGIPIIKGLISNAVLWTSGMTISREATSVTADYIVRFRPSNETTALDLVYKEAVEIARYIDESSGGRLRTTTELVLRCFWYCLLLLRRAAFNRSALLPDGGRPLEDAAKYFVCDGILPGDDAAAWEIGKALAPVIGPIVNDQQLQYWQEELTSSTWTRREEKKELLPPKTLLVDSTTWGDWVKFSLPSSEEEEESYRWISVCFPQTSIPKPWDFFFEVCRSSVTSDVSSVFFEHFEETHEALPDGFFVDHFSNVRVLDLLGCVVSPIGHSSFLRLRNLRMLRLELCKVTSLDPNSHSSAPEGRREPLLFDNLWVLNLYNSDADAFLLGGKAFELTPNLRELGLTDCEGLQYLNFNLPTTIETISLQRCASLKEVELVGPAAAPLPNLKTFRLSGSKLIAKLSLQGCHKLENVDLQELTGLEVLDLSCTAIKVVDISKLPQLKQLFLLRCKQLLRVAGLYKISEELDVMYLDNYNGGGACDVDRCLDSFRNQRLSELNKGINDADQRLFHAHVVVRDVRLSRSLYDAFFNLSRAKSCFHIHVKGSSTAKRGTNIGTTTRLNATITSASCYADVLNTMIDRHRRHHPSPPAMHLNNHIEVDGGHDSRIVKEFAFRAIMGYFANSLFIHDNTSNFTMDIKFRDLKCFSIERCPNLEFIFSWEDEYNYLLELESIWLSQLPTLKALYKQGRIGQLKHIDLEFCARLEYVFPPVSELHDLETINIRYCGDLTAIFKSDDDDNKDKRGAAPKLLPKLRSIHLQELPKLQHIYKLNICAPSLEEIKIVGCFNLKKLPLFGRSDARSMRAVKISCEKDWWDKLQWDGLESNHHSSLFKPKHCPYYKKRMKARYL, encoded by the coding sequence ATGAGCATCCGGCGGTTTCCCTACGAAAGGCAAAAGGATTTTGTGCTTGAAACCTTGCTCAATGGATCCTATCAGAAGATCTACGTGGAGGCATGGGAGGGAGTCGGGGCGACCGCTTTACTCCGAGAGGTGGCGGAAGCGGTCGAGAAGTCGGAGAAGCGCGAGTTTGAGACGGTGATCAAGGTGGTGCGGCCCGCACCATTTCGGAACGGCAGGGAGATGCAGAGGGCGGTGGCGGAGCAGCTGAATCTTCTACTACGATCTCCTTCGGTGACGGCTGCTGCTTTCGACGCGGCGGACGAAAACGACGACTTCTCGGGTGTGGAATTCAGCTCAAGAGGCCTGCTTTTGGAGGTCGCAAAGGAGATCTACCGAGCTGTGGAGGGTCGTATCGTGCTGCTCGTCTTTTGCAATAGTATTGCGGATGACAAATTAATTGACCCTATTGATTTGGGTATTCCTATCATAAAGGGGTTGATCAGCAATGCGGTGTTGTGGACCTCTGGGATGACTATTAGCAGGGAAGCCACGTCAGTGACTGCGGATTATATCGTAAGGTTTCGGCCATCAAACGAAACAACCGCACTTGATCTTGTGTACAAGGAGGCCGTCGAGATTGCCCGATATATTGACGAGAGCAGCGGTGGGCGCTTGCGGACCACCACGGAATTAGTCCTCCGCTGCTTTTGGTATTGCCTGCTGTTGTTGCGTAGAGCAGCGTTTAACCGATCGGCACTACTACCCGATGGTGGTCGGCCCCTGGAAGATGCTGCCAAGTATTTTGTGTGCGACGGAATTTTACCAGGAGATGATGCGGCGGCATGGGAGATTGGGAAAGCACTAGCTCCGGTGATTGGACCCATAGTAAATGATCAACAACTGCAATATTGGCAGGAAGAATTAACCTCTTCCACTTGGACGCGgagggaggaaaagaaagagttGTTGCCCCCGAAGACTTTATTGGTCGACTCTACCACATGGGGAGATTGGGTAAAGTTCTCATTGCCAtcatcggaggaggaggaggagagttaCCGTTGGATCTCAGTATGCTTTCCTCAAACTAGTATTCCAAAGCCATGGGATTTCTTCTTCGAAGTATGTCGCAGTTCAGTCACGTCCGACGTTTCATCCGTCTTCTTCGAGCATTTTGAGGAAACGCACGAAGCTCTACCGGACGGCTTCTTCGTCGACCATTTCAGCAACGTTCGAGTGCTAGACCTTCTCGGCTGCGTAGTAAGTCCTATAGGACATTCCTCCTTCCTTCGTCTTCGCAACCTGAGAATGCTTAGGCTGGAGCTGTGCAAAGTAACTTCTCTTGATCCTAATTCTCATTCTTCAGCACCAGAGGGGCGACGAGAACCATTACTTTTTGATAACTTATGGGTCCTGAATTTATACAACTCGGATGCCGATGCATTTCTTTTAGGAGGCAAAGCCTTTGAGCTCACGCCTAACCTCCGGGAGCTCGGTCTCACTGATTGCGAGGGTTTACAATATCTAAACTTCAATCTCCCTACAACAATCGAAACAATCAGCCTACAAAGGTGCGCATCGCTAAAAGAGGTGGAGCTAGTCGGCCCTGCAGCTGCTCCTTTGCCCAACCTCAAGACCTTCCGCCTCAGCGGCTCTAAGCTGATCGCCAAGCTCTCCCTACAAGGATGCCATAAGTTGGAGAACGTAGACCTGCAGGAATTGACGGGGCTCGAGGTGCTCGATCTTTCATGCACCGCAATAAAAGTAGTGGATATCAGCAAACTCCCACAACTGAAGCAATTATTTCTTCTCAGATGCAAGCAACTCCTTAGAGTAGCCGGTCTTTATAAAATATCAGAAGAACTAGATGTGATGTACTTGGATAACTACAACGGCGGCGGTGCTTGCGACGTCGATCGGTGCCTTGATTCTTTTCGAAATCAAAGACTAAGTGAGTTAAACAAAGGGATTAATGATGCTGATCAAAGATTATTCCATGCTCATGTGGTCGTGAGGGATGTTAGGCTCTCCCGGTCACTTTATGatgctttttttaatttaagcaGAGCAAAATCCTGCTTCCATATCCACGTCAAGGGTTCTTCAACTGCTAAGAGAGGCACTAATATTGGTACTACCACCAGATTGAATGCTACTATAACGTCGGCATCATGTTATGCAGATGTTTTAAACACTATGATAGATCGTCACCGTCGACATCACCCGTCGCCACCTGCTATGCACCTGAATAATCACATAGAAGTTGACGGAGGTCACGATTCCAGAATAGTAAAGGAATTTGCATTTAGGGCCATAATGGGATATTTTGCTAATTCTTTATTCATTCACGACAACACATCTAATTTTACCATGGACATTAAATTCAGAGATCTCAAATGTTTCAGCATTGAGAGGTGCCCTAATTTGGAGTTTATCTTCTCTTGGGAGGATGAGTATAATTATTTGCTGGAATTAGAAAGCATATGGCTCAGCCAACTTCCGACGCTCAAAGCTTTATATAAACAAGGAAGGATTGGGCAACTAAAGCATATTGACTTAGAGTTTTGTGCGAGACTAGAATATGTATTTCCCCCGGTATCGGAGCTGCATGACTTGGAAACAATCAACATCCGTTATTGCGGCGATCTAACGGCAATTTTCAaatctgatgatgatgataataaagATAAAAGAGGAGCTGCTCCAAAGCTACTTCCGAAACTGAGGTCCATCCATCTACAGGAGCTTCCAAAGCTACAACACATATACAAGCTAAACATTTGTGCTCCGTCGCTGGAAGAGATCAAGATTGTGGGGTGTTTCAATCTGAAAAAACTTCCTCTTTTCGGCCGATCGGACGCTCGTTCAATGAGAGCTGTGAAGATTAGCTGCGAGAAGGATTGGTGGGATAAGCTACAATGGGATGGATTAGAATCCAACCACCACTCCTCTCTCTTCAAGCCAAAACATTGTCCTTACTATAAGAAGCGTATGAAAGCTAGATATTTATGA
- the LOC109721835 gene encoding probable protein kinase At2g41970 isoform X2, whose product MCCCGGVEKESHGPPVNHYAAPPARPAAPGPNREQRAPNPPKSAAPQKVLPIDAPALSLAKLSRLTVKKLDPSVSNESDSDFSAQLSMVSRLKNENFVQLLGYCLEASNRILVYQFAAKGSLHDILHGIVTLLSCLTTLSKLCNKEYYIKTEKFREKA is encoded by the exons ATGTGTTGCTGCGGTGGTGTAGAGAAGGAGTCGCATGGGCCGCCTGTGAACCACTATGCGGCGCCGCCGGCCCGACCGGCGGCTCCAG GTCCAAATCGAGAGCAAAGAGCCCCAAATCCACCCAAAAGTGCCGCACCTCAAAAGGTCTTGCCTATTGATGCTCCAGCCCTGTCACTGGCCAAGCTGAGTCGGCTAACTG tgaaaaagctcgacccaagCGTCTCGAATGAATCCGACTCTGATTTCTCTGCTCAG CTATCAATGGTTTCGAGACTAAAGAACGAGAATTTTGTTCAGCTGCTGGGTTACTGCTTGGAAGCAAGTAATAGGATATTGGTCTACCAGTTTGCAGCAAAAGGATCTTTGCATGATATCTTGCATGGTATAGTTACTCTACTTTCCTGCTTAACTACATTGAGTAAGCTTTGCAACAAAGAATATTACATAAAAACTGAAAAGTTTCGAGAAAAAGCCTAA